One Streptomyces lincolnensis genomic region harbors:
- a CDS encoding SURF1 family protein, translating to MYRFLLSRQWVILTLVALLLIPTMIRLGIWQMHRYEERSARNQLVTDALGAKPVPVQTLTSPGHTVTSKDRYRSVTATGTFDTADEVVVRRRVNSDESVGFHVLTPFVLTDGKVVLVNRGWIPANGPSQTAFPKIPAPPGGETTVTGRLMPDETTAASGIKDLKGLPDRQIMLINSEEQARRLGATVLGGYLAQTAPEPKGDTPELIGQPGKEDAALNYAYAIQWWLFSAAVPVGWVVLVRREQRDRGARDAEETTEKSEPAAV from the coding sequence GTGTACCGCTTCCTGTTGTCCCGGCAGTGGGTGATCCTCACGCTGGTCGCCCTGCTGCTCATCCCCACGATGATCCGGCTGGGCATCTGGCAGATGCACCGCTACGAGGAGCGCTCCGCGAGGAACCAGCTGGTCACCGACGCGCTGGGCGCGAAGCCGGTGCCGGTGCAGACGCTGACCTCCCCCGGACACACGGTCACCTCCAAGGACCGGTACCGCAGCGTGACCGCGACGGGCACCTTCGACACCGCGGACGAGGTCGTCGTCCGCCGCCGGGTCAACTCCGACGAGAGCGTCGGCTTCCACGTGCTCACCCCGTTCGTCCTCACGGACGGCAAGGTGGTGCTGGTCAACCGGGGCTGGATCCCCGCGAACGGCCCGAGCCAGACCGCGTTCCCCAAGATCCCCGCACCGCCGGGCGGGGAGACCACGGTCACCGGGCGGCTGATGCCCGACGAGACGACCGCGGCGAGCGGCATCAAGGACCTCAAGGGCCTGCCCGACCGGCAGATCATGCTGATCAACAGCGAGGAGCAGGCGCGCCGCCTCGGCGCCACGGTGCTCGGCGGCTATCTCGCGCAGACGGCGCCCGAGCCGAAGGGCGACACCCCCGAGCTGATCGGCCAGCCCGGCAAGGAGGACGCCGCGCTGAACTACGCGTACGCCATCCAGTGGTGGCTGTTCTCCGCGGCCGTCCCGGTCGGCTGGGTGGTCCTGGTCCGGCGTGAACAGCGCGACCGCGGGGCGAGGGACGCCGAGGAGACGACGGAGAAGTCCGAACCGGCGGCGGTCTGA